The Setaria italica strain Yugu1 chromosome IX, Setaria_italica_v2.0, whole genome shotgun sequence genome has a window encoding:
- the LOC101786970 gene encoding S-norcoclaurine synthase 1 isoform X1 has product MAHAEVGRSIPVPNVQALAQTCSGSDEQIPERYIRVEEAAEEVISGRDISSAIPIIDLNKLLDPQSSKEECAKLGSACNQWGFFQLINHGVPDEVIHNFRNGMAEFFKQSLEAKKMYSQVPAVLKGMVSTSFFSESQKLDWADMFYLMLRPSDSRNLRFWPRNPPSFRDSIDTYSSEAAKLVSCLLRFVAMDMGVEPESLLERFRGQPQSMRMTYYPPCKQAEKVVGLSPHTDGTGLTLLLQANDVQGLQIRKDGKWVAINALDGAFIVNVGDILEILSNGRYKSIEHRAVVHPTRERMSAAVFHQPCKYATVGPLPELVKKDGEAFYNSIGYMDFITRFFAAKLDGRDHLESLKS; this is encoded by the exons ATGGCGCACGCGGAAGTTGGAAGGTCTATACCAGTGCCGAATGTGCAGGCACTTGCACAAACTTGCAGCGGATCGGACGAGCAGATCCCCGAAAGGTACATCAGGGTGGAGGAGGCTGCAGAGGAGGTGATCAGTGGTCGTGACATCTCCTCCGCGATCCCAATCATCGATCTCAACAAGTTGCTTGATCCGCAGTCATCAAAAGAGGAGTGCGCAAAGCTTGGATCAGCGTGTAACCAGTGGGGCTTCTTTCAG CTCATCAATCATGGTGTACCAGATGAAGTGATCCACAACTTCAGGAACGGCATGGCTGAATTCTTCAAACAGTCACTGGAAGCAAAGAAGATGTATTCACAGGTACCAGCAGTCTTGAAGGGTATGGTCAGCACTTCGTTTTTCTCCGAGAGC CAGAAACTGGACTGGGCAGACATGTTCTACCTCATGCTCCGTCCGAGCGATTCGAGGAACCTGAGGTTCTGGCCTCGCAACCCTCCATCTTTCAG GGACTCCATTGATACGTACTCCTCTGAGGCAGCAAAGCTTGTGTCTTGCTTGCTGCGGTTTGTGGCCATGGACATGGGTGTTGAGCCGGAATCTCTCCTGGAGAGATTCAGAGGTCAGCCTCAAAGCATGCGAATGACATACTATCCCCCATGCAAGCAGGCTGAAAAGGTGGTGGGATTGTCGCCGCACACTGATGGTACCGGCCTGACGCTGCTGCTCCAGGCAAATGACGTGCAAGGGCTGCAGATCCGAAAGGATGGAAAGTGGGTCGCCATAAACGCCCTGGATGGAGCATTCATCGTCAATGTCGGCGACATACTTGAG ATTCTAAGTAATGGAAGATACAAAAGCATTGAGCACAGGGCCGTGGTGCACCCAACTAGGGAGCGCATGTCAGCGGCAGTGTTCCACCAGCCATGCAAGTATGCCACCGTCGGCCCTCTGCCGGAGCTTGTGAAGAAGGACGGTGAGGCGTTCTACAACTCAATCGGTTACATGGATTTTATCACACGATTCTTCGCGGCAAAGCTTGATGGGAGGGATCACCTGGAGAGCTTGAAGAGTTGA
- the LOC101786970 gene encoding S-norcoclaurine synthase 1 isoform X2, whose translation MAHAEAGGSIPVPNVQALAQNYNISEEQIPERYIRLEETAEKVIGGHDIFSEIPIIDLNKLLDPQSSKEECAKLGSACKQWGFFQLINHGIPDEVISNFRNDMNEFFKQPLEAKKVYSMEPGNLEGYGQHFVVSDNQKLDWADMFYLMLRPSDSRNLRFWPRNPPSFRDSIDTYSSEAAKLVSCLLRFVAMDMGVEPESLLERFRGQPQSMRMTYYPPCKQAEKVVGLSPHTDGTGLTLLLQANDVQGLQIRKDGKWVAINALDGAFIVNVGDILEILSNGRYKSIEHRAVVHPTRERMSAAVFHQPCKYATVGPLPELVKKDGEAFYNSIGYMDFITRFFAAKLDGRDHLESLKS comes from the exons ATGGCTCATGCAGAAGCCGGAGGATCTATACCAGTGCCAAATGTGCAGGCCCTTGCACAAAATTACAACATTTCAGAGGAGCAGATCCCTGAAAGGTACATCAGGTTGGAAGAGACGGCCGAGAAGGTCATTGGTGGTCATGACATCTTCTCTGAAATTCCAATTATCGATCTCAACAAGTTGCTGGATCCGCAGTCATCCAAAGAGGAGTGTGCCAAGCTTGGATCTGCCTGTAAGCAGTGGGGCTTCTTTCAG CTCATCAACCATGGTATACCAGATGAAGTGATCTCCAACTTCAGGAATGACATGAATGAATTCTTCAAGCAGCCACTGGAAGCAAAGAAGGTGTACTCAATGGAACCGGGCAATCTTGAAGGGTATGGCCAGCACTTTGTTGTTTCCGATAACCAGAAACTGGACTGGGCAGACATGTTCTACCTCATGCTCCGTCCGAGCGATTCGAGGAACCTGAGGTTCTGGCCTCGCAACCCTCCATCTTTCAG GGACTCCATTGATACGTACTCCTCTGAGGCAGCAAAGCTTGTGTCTTGCTTGCTGCGGTTTGTGGCCATGGACATGGGTGTTGAGCCGGAATCTCTCCTGGAGAGATTCAGAGGTCAGCCTCAAAGCATGCGAATGACATACTATCCCCCATGCAAGCAGGCTGAAAAGGTGGTGGGATTGTCGCCGCACACTGATGGTACCGGCCTGACGCTGCTGCTCCAGGCAAATGACGTGCAAGGGCTGCAGATCCGAAAGGATGGAAAGTGGGTCGCCATAAACGCCCTGGATGGAGCATTCATCGTCAATGTCGGCGACATACTTGAG ATTCTAAGTAATGGAAGATACAAAAGCATTGAGCACAGGGCCGTGGTGCACCCAACTAGGGAGCGCATGTCAGCGGCAGTGTTCCACCAGCCATGCAAGTATGCCACCGTCGGCCCTCTGCCGGAGCTTGTGAAGAAGGACGGTGAGGCGTTCTACAACTCAATCGGTTACATGGATTTTATCACACGATTCTTCGCGGCAAAGCTTGATGGGAGGGATCACCTGGAGAGCTTGAAGAGTTGA